In the genome of Rickettsiales bacterium, the window CTTGACAATCTTCAACCTTCAATAAAGTAACAGCAGTTACTGCTCCACCCTCATCATAGATGGTTGTCATACCCATTTTTTTTGCAATTAAACCCGTTCTCATTACTGATCTCCAACTAGCTTGATTTCTACACCTACCCCAGCTGCAAGATCAACCTTCATAAGAGACTCAACAGTTTGGGAAGTAGAATAACTTATTATAACTAAACGCATATAAGTCCGTATTTCAAATTGCTCACGAGACTTCTTATCAATGTGCGGCGAACGATTTACTGTAAACCTTTTAATTCTTCTTGGCAATGGTATCGGACCACTTATTTCAGCGCCAGTTCTATTAACCGTAGCAACTATCTCTTTAGTAGCCTTATCGAGCAACTCGTGATCAAACGCTTTTAATCTAATTATAATTTTTTGATTGTTCATCGTTTTTAACAACCCC includes:
- the rpsJ gene encoding 30S ribosomal protein S10, with translation MNNQKIIIRLKAFDHELLDKATKEIVATVNRTGAEISGPIPLPRRIKRFTVNRSPHIDKKSREQFEIRTYMRLVIISYSTSQTVESLMKVDLAAGVGVEIKLVGDQ